From Epinephelus lanceolatus isolate andai-2023 chromosome 5, ASM4190304v1, whole genome shotgun sequence, the proteins below share one genomic window:
- the fem1b gene encoding protein fem-1 homolog B yields MESLASYVYKAASEGRVLTLAALLHNHSEAETRYLLSYVTQVAGQRSTPLIIAARNGHDKVVRLLVDHYRVDTEQTGTVRFDGYVIDGATALWCAAGAGHFEVVRLLLSHHANVNHTTITNSTPLRAACFDGRLDIVRYLVEHNADIRITNKYNNTCLMIAAYKGHTDVVKFLLEQGADPNAKAHCGATALHFAAEAGHLEIVKELVRCKAGMVVNGHGMTPLKVAAESCKADVVELLLAHADCDPHSRIEALELLGASFANDRENYDIQRTYHYLHMAMMERYRDPENIITKELLPAIEAYGGRTESRTLRDLEAIQVDRDALHMEGLMIRERVLGSDNIDVSHPIIYRGAVYADNMEFEQCIKLWLHALRLRQKGNRNTHKDLLRFAQVFSQMVHLKEQVLATAVEQVLSCSVLEIQRSMARVESAVESELPQAMDNYESNVFTFLYLACISTKTTCSDEERARINKHIYDLIQLDPRSRDGASLLHLAISSSTPVDDFHTNDVCSFPSAQVTKLLLDCGAQVNAVDNEGNTPLHVIVQYNRPISDFLTLHAIIINLVEAGAHTDMTNKQKKTPLDKSTTGVSEILLKTQMKMSLKCLAARAVRQHQITYRNQIPKTLEEFVEFH; encoded by the exons ATGGAGTCTCTGGCCAGCTACGTGTACAAGGCAGCCAGCGAGGGCCGAGTCTTGACCCTGGCCGCGCTGCTGCACAACCACTCCGAGGCAGAGACCCGGTATCTGCTGAGCTATGTGACCCAGGTCGCCGGGCAGAGGTCCACTCCTCTGATCATCGCAGCACGGAACGGACACGACAAAGTTGTCCGGTTGCTCGTGGACCATTACCGAGTGGACACCGAACAGACTGGCACGGTTCGGTTTGACGG CTACGTCATCGACGGGGCCACAGCGCTGTGGTGTGCAGCTGGAGCGGGGCACTTTGAGGTGGTGCGCCTTCTGTTGAGTCACCATGCCAACGTTAACCACACCACCATCACCAACTCCACGCCCCTGCGGGCCGCCTGTTTCGACGGGCGACTGGACATTGTCCGCTACCTGGTGGAACACAACGCCGACATTAGGATCACTAACAAGTACAACAACACCTGTCTGATGATCGCCGCCTATAAGGGCCACACGGACGTTGTGAAGTTCCTGCTGGAGCAGGGGGCGGACCCCAACGCCAAGGCCCACTGCGGGGCCACTGCCTTGCACTTTGCAGCAGAGGCGGGACATCTGGAGATTGTCAAAGAGCTGGTGCGCTGTAAGGCAGGCATGGTGGTGAACGGACACGGCATGACGCCGCTGAAAGTCGCTGCAGAGAGCTGCAAAGCAGATgtggtggagctgctgctggcGCATGCTGACTGTGACCCACACAGCCGCATCGAGGCCCTGGAGCTACTAGGCGCCTCGTTCGCCAACGACCGGGAGAACTATGACATCCAGAGGACGTACCACTACCTGCACATGGCCATGATGGAGCGCTACCGCGACCCAGAGAACATCATCACCAAGGAGCTGCTGCCAGCCATTGAGGCTTACGGGGGGCGTACTGAGTCCCGGACGCTTAGAGACCTGGAGGCCATCCAGGTGGACCGGGACGCTCTGCACATGGAGGGGCTGATGATCCGGGAGCGTGTCCTGGGCTCGGACAATATTGATGTTTCACACCCGATCATCTATCGTGGTGCCGTCTATGCTGATAACATGGAGTTTGAACAGTGCATCAAATTGTGGCTTCATGCGCTCCGTCTGCGGCAGAAAGGCAACCGGAACACGCACAAGGACCTGCTGCGCTTCGCCCAGGTGTTCTCTCAGATGGTCCACCTGAAGGAGCAGGTGTTGGCCACCGCAGTCGAGCAGGTGTTGAGCTGCAGCGTGTTGGAGATCCAGCGAAGCATGGCTCGAGTGGAGTCGGCTGTCGAATCTGAGCTGCCGCAAGCCATGGACAATTACGAGTcaaatgtttttacttttctttaccTGGCCTGCATCTCAACCAAGACCACCTGCAGCGACGAGGAGCGCGCTCGCATCAACAAGCACATCTATGACCTGATCCAGCTGGACCCGCGGTCCCGTGATGgcgcctctctgctccacctggCCATCAGCTCCAGCACGCCGGTGGACGACTTCCACACCAACGATGTCTGCAGCTTCCCCAGCGCCCAGGTCACCAAGCTACTGTTGGACTGTGGCGCGCAGGTCAACGCCGTCGACAACGAGGGCAACACCCCGCTGCACGTCATCGTCCAGTACAACCGGCCCATCAGCGACTTTCTCACACTGCACGCCATCATCATCAACCTGGTGGAGGCCGGCGCCCACACGGACATGACCAACAAGCAGAAGAAGACTCCACTGGACAAGAGCACCACCGGCGTGTCGGAGATCCTGCTGAAGACGCAGATGAAGATGAGCCTCAAGTGCCTGGCGGCGCGCGCCGTCCGGCAGCACCAGATCACCTACCGCAACCAGATCCCCAAAACACTGGAGGAGTTTGTAGAGTTCCACTGA